A DNA window from Bradyrhizobium sp. CCBAU 53421 contains the following coding sequences:
- a CDS encoding Isoquinoline 1-oxidoreductase subunit, which translates to MPSDTRFRIMAVLIAFATSLCAGYAASESASHALASPESFAGIENVEQRSAAIFTELGKVLTHPRCTNCHPAGDSPRQGDISRMHQPPVTRGADGHGTAAMRCSICHQHANFDPGRVPGHPEWHLAPREMAWAGKTVGEICQQIRDPARNGGRKVEELIEHIGKDTLVGWAWHPGFGRSPAPGTQAQAGALVEAWVKTGAACPP; encoded by the coding sequence ATGCCATCGGACACGCGATTTCGGATCATGGCCGTGCTGATCGCGTTCGCGACCAGCCTGTGTGCCGGCTATGCGGCATCGGAAAGCGCGAGCCACGCCCTCGCCTCGCCGGAAAGCTTCGCGGGAATTGAGAACGTCGAACAACGCTCGGCGGCGATCTTCACCGAGCTCGGCAAGGTGCTGACCCATCCGCGCTGCACCAATTGCCATCCCGCCGGCGACAGCCCGCGGCAGGGCGACATCAGCCGCATGCACCAGCCGCCGGTCACGCGCGGCGCCGACGGCCACGGCACCGCCGCCATGCGTTGCTCGATCTGCCACCAGCACGCCAATTTCGATCCCGGCCGGGTGCCGGGCCATCCGGAATGGCATCTCGCGCCGCGCGAGATGGCGTGGGCGGGGAAAACCGTCGGCGAGATCTGCCAGCAGATCCGCGACCCCGCACGCAACGGCGGCCGCAAGGTCGAGGAGCTGATCGAGCATATCGGCAAGGACACGCTGGTGGGTTGGGCCTGGCATCCCGGCTTCGGCCGCTCGCCGGCACCCGGCACGCAGGCACAGGCCGGCGCACTGGTCGAGGCCTGGGTGAAGACCGGCGCGGCCTGCCCGCCCTAG
- a CDS encoding (2Fe-2S)-binding protein, translated as MTTLNLTINGRKHGPIEVRDDLSMNDFLREMLGMTGTKFGCGAAQCLSCAVIIDNPDGTSYTTPTCVVPAANFDGKAIRTVEGHAKDGELSALQRAFIDHFAFQCGYCTAGFLNEGQVLLELLAREPVARDQLETVIADALDGHLCRCTGYIKYHQAVRDVILADANRYLTASK; from the coding sequence GTGACGACACTCAATCTCACCATCAACGGCCGGAAGCACGGCCCGATCGAGGTCCGCGACGACCTCTCGATGAACGATTTCCTGCGGGAAATGCTCGGGATGACCGGCACCAAGTTCGGCTGCGGCGCCGCGCAATGCCTGAGCTGCGCCGTGATCATCGATAATCCCGACGGCACCAGCTACACCACCCCGACCTGCGTGGTGCCGGCGGCCAATTTCGATGGCAAGGCGATCCGCACCGTCGAGGGCCACGCCAAGGACGGCGAACTCTCGGCATTGCAGCGCGCCTTCATCGACCATTTCGCATTCCAGTGCGGCTATTGCACGGCCGGCTTCCTCAACGAGGGCCAGGTGCTGCTCGAACTGCTGGCAAGAGAGCCGGTGGCGCGGGATCAGCTCGAGACCGTCATCGCCGACGCGCTCGACGGCCATTTGTGCCGCTGCACCGGCTACATCAAATATCACCAGGCGGTGCGCGACGTGATCCTCGCCGATGCCAACCGCTATCTGACCGCCAGCAAGTGA